From the Candidatus Bathyarchaeota archaeon A05DMB-5 genome, the window TCCAGAGAAACTTAGAATACTTAGGAGAAAAATGCAAATCATATTTCAAGACCCCTATGCATCATTTAATCCTCGAATGAAAATTGGAGATGCCGTGGGACATCCACTTGAGATTCATGGATTAGCAAAACATCAAGAGAAAAGAAAAAAAGTCTTGGAAATGCTTGAACGCGTTGACCTTACTCCGCCGGAGCAGTTTGCAGACTTGTACCCGCACCAGTTAAGTGGAGGACAGAGACAACGGGCGGCAATAGCGCGCTCTTTGATTTTAGACCCAGAATTTATAGTTGCAGACGAACCAGTCTCCATGATTGACGTTTCTTTGAGAACAACAATCATCGATTTGATGTTGAAATTAAGAAAGGAATTAAACCTTACTTACCTTTTTATAACTCACGATTTGGCAATCGCTAAATATATTTCAGACAGAATAGCAATAATGTACCTTGGAAAAATTGTGGAAATGGGAGATAAAAAAGAGATTTTCTTCAATCCCTTTCACCCCTACACACAAGCTTTGCTTGCTGCTATACCAGTTCCAAACCCGGAAAGAAAACGAAAACCAATCGCGTTAAAGGGTGAAGTGCCCTCAGCGATAAACATACCTTCTGGATGTCGTTTTCACCCGCGTTGTCCACATGAAGAAAAAAGGTGTAGAGAGAAAGAACCAGAATTGATTGAGGTTTCGCCTGATCACTTTGTTGCTTGTCACTTAGTTGAAAAGTGAAGCCGCTTAAGAATATAGAAGTCAGGCGTAGAAGAATCTTGTTTTATTTTTAGTCATTAACATTTAGTAAGGTAAATGTTTATGCATTGTTTTTTGATGCACGCAACCAGAGAGCGCCTGAGACTATTATAAAGGCTAAGGTAACAAAGAAGAGAAACATCAACATTTTAACCGCATCTGCAGCAATTTCCTCGAACATTTTCTTAAGCCTTCCCACCAATACTTTTCGCTTTACTGCCTAAAAGCAAAGTTTCCAAAGCTGAAATGAGTGTGTAATAGGGTATATTTTGAGAAATGATATATGCTTGTGCATATAGCAAGGGTTTTATAAAAAAGAGCATTTATAAGGTATTCAGCCTAAGCGGGAAAGGAGAAGGCTTCCCTCATCACTTCTTTCTTCTTCTGTTCTAGAAATCAACGGATTCTCTTTCGCAGATCGTAACAGTAATACCAAGCGGTCCAGCCTCTGTAGAACGTGTCTTCTTTCTTCTTTTTTCTTCTGCGGTAAAGCAGAGCGAGAAGGATGATAAGTATTAATGCGAGTGGGAAGAGCAGATACCAGAAGAGTGCCCACCATGGGAAATATGCACCCGCCGCTATAGAATGATAGTAGGCTGTCGCGTTGTGAGGGGCGTTCATGAAAACTGTTATTGTGCGTGTTCCAGCGATTTGAGTGGTTTCGTCAACTTTCCAATAGTCAAAGTCGTATCCTTCAACAACCGGAGCTGTTAAGCTGACATTTTCAAATTGATCATACCAACCTTCCCCAAGAATCATCACAATACCTGAAGGAACCATGTTGACAGTCAAATAATACTGTACAATATAATGTGCTGTAACTGTATGATTTGAATTCATAATCACAGTGATCGAATTTGTTGCGTTAAATATCCCATCGACATCCCAGCATACAAACTTGTAACGCGTATTAGTGGTTATGGAAACATGTTCAGGAGCAACTAAGTTGACGTTAGACCCTTCATTATACCAGCCTTCGCCAGAAATTGTAACTATGTTAGGAGGATTAGTTCTCACAGCTAAATAATACTGCTTTTGTGGAGTGATAGTTAATTTTGTTGATATAGTAGGACAATAGGGAACCCCACCAATATCAAGTGGAGCAGTGAATGCGACTGCATAAATTGTTGCTTCTCCGATCATCGCAGTTAGCGGAACGTGCGAAGTTACATATGTGTAACTTTTTCCATGTTCAAAAACGTCATCGTTTTGAATATGCAATATTGGATAGTTCGCTATGTCTTGCATATCCACAGCAATTGTGGCGATTTTTGGTGTTAGGGCAATATTTTGGATTGTTAGATTGAAAACTATTGTTTCTCCTTGAGAACATGACGTTATGGGTTCCAATCTTGTATTTAAAGTGGATATTTCCGTTATTTCAATTATCCAGCCAACCTTGAAGGTTAAAGTATCTAATACCATGCTTCCTGCTATATCCACAGTAGCTATTACTGACCATACACCAAAAATTATCTCTTCACCATTTTCAGAGGGCCATGGAATTCTAAACAAGAAAGTTGCTATACCGCTCTCATTTGAGGCGCAAGTACCAGTTATCGTTATGTTTTGAAACGCGTTTATTGGATTCCTAACTTGAAAACCAACAAGTTTGTTGGATAATGGATTTTCATTGTAAGTTACTAGAGCGTAAAGAATAAGCAATTCTTGCGGTTGATATGCATCACTTGATTGGTTTAGTCCTCTTCCATCAAATGGCGCCTTGTCTGTAAAGACATCAATTTTTCTTTCGCCGCTTTCTGAAAAAGTAATTTTCGTGTTCATGGGTATTAATCCAAAAAGAAATACTGTAATTGTAAGCACCACAGCTAACTTTCTTATCTTAAAGTCCATCTCCAATCATGCATATAATTAATAGTGAATACTTTAACAAATATTCCGCAATCATGAATATTACTATAAAGGATGCGTTTTCCAAAAGTCACAACCACAAAAATTTAAAAAATAATGTCAACACGCCTTTAGACGGGCCCGCCGGGAACTGTCCCCTGAAAGGCACGAATCTTCCAAGTTTGAACCCGGGACCCCCGGGTTAAAAGCCCGGTGCTCTAATCCTTACTGAGCTACGGGCCCGCCAAGCTTTTAGAAGATGATTGAAGATGTTTTTTAGCATTTCGATTGTTTTGGTGTAAAAAATTAAGCGGTAGATTGAACTTTTAACAAGCCTGTTATGAAGTTTTTGATTTTGTCGTTTGCGTTGAGTACGGTGTCGATTGTTTTTCTGCCTTTGTCTGTGAGTTTGTAAACTCTTTTTCTTTCGTTCCATGTACCTTCGATTAGTCCGTTTCTTTCGAGAGAGTATAAGAGCGAGTAAACGGTGCCTGAGCTTACGAGGAGGTGGAATCTGTTGTGGATGAAGGAAATTACGTCGTAGCCGCTTAAGGGTCCGTTTCTCAGCTCAGCCAAAATGATTATGTCCATGAAGTTTTTGATTATTCTTTCGTGCATTTTTTTCAAAATTTTTCCTTCCAATCTTTCACCGCCAACAATGATTGTCAGGGCAGTCATGTTTATTCACATTTTAACATTTTAGGTTAGATATAAATATTTAAATTTTATTCGAATTCCGAATAAGAAGTTGAAACAGAATAAAACAAATTTAAACAGCAGAGTCCATAAACCTTTTATAAAAACTGCATGTTTACCCTAAATAAAAGGTTAACACCATGAAAAGAATATCAAACCGCAAGGTCATCTACAGCTTCTCACCGAAACACAAACCAGTAGCACACATCGACCTTAAAGAGAAAATTCTTCTCGAAACCCAAGATGCGTTTGGAAACCAAGTAAAAAGCGAAAATGCATCAATAGAAAAGCTTGACTGGACGAAAGTGAACGGTGCAACAGGACCACTCTACATCAACGGTGCAAAACCCGGCGACACGCTAATTGTGAAGATTGAAGAAATAAGGATGCCGGAAAAAGGCGTAATCGCAACGATACCGAAACAAGGAGCATTAAGAAATAAACATATCAAACCAACAATAAAAATCGTCCCAATCCAGAACGGACAAGTACATTTTGAAAACGGAATCAAAGTTAAAGCAGAGCCTATGATAGGCACGATAGGTGTAGCGCCCAAAACCGGCGAAATCCCAACAGGAACCTCGGGCAAACACGGCGGAAACATGGATGTAAAAGAAATAACTGCAGGTGCAAGGCTCTATTTGCCCGTTTTCGTGGAAGGTGCTCTTTTCGCGGCTGGAGACCTTCATGCGGTTCAGGCTGATGGCGAAGTCTGCGTTTCAGCGATTGAGATTTCTGGAGAAGTAATCTTAAGCTTTGACGTTCTAAAGGGAAAATGTCCTTCTTGGCCTGTTCTTGAAACGCGTGATAGTTATGCTTTTCTTGTTTGCGGTGATTCGCTTGATGAGGCTTCAGAGTTGGCTGTTGAAGCGGCTGTGGAAGGGTTAATGCGTGAGTATGGGTGGTCTTTTGAGAATGCCTACATGTTCGCTAGCCTTGTTGTTGATGTGAAGGTTAATCAGGTTGTTGACCCGAAAAAAGGCGTAAGGGCTGCTGTTCCGAAAAAGCTGGTTTCGATTGAGAGTTTATGCCATAAAAAATCGTAAAGAAATGTTTCAATAATCAATTATAAAAGACAGCCAGCAACAATCGATTTTTTTTAACGCAATTTTTCACTTAAAAGAGAAAATCTTCCCTTTTTAACAGTCAGCGATATATCTGCATGTTAACAAACGTTATCTCTTTCTTTCGCGGCTAAAACTGAACGGTGCTAATAATTGATTTCGTGGAAACACTCGTTTAAGCGATTAAGCGAAGAATATGAGATGGCGAAGAAAAAGAAGCAAGCTTTAGACAATTTATTGAACACTGGCAAAATTTCGCCGCCTACACATGAACTTTTCAACAAGGAAATCGACGCGACGGTGGAAGAAATTGAGAAGCAGCAGAGGGCTTTGCTGGAGAAAATGAACACTAAAATGATGGAGCTTGAAGAGCAAATCAAAACGTTGGAGATGTTTCTTGCAAACTTTGAAATTCAGCATGTGACAGGTGAGGTTGACGATGAGACTTATCAGCGTGAAATCAACCTTCTGTCTGTTGGGCTTGATACTGCAAGGAACGAGTTAGGCGCGGTTAAAGAAGCCATAAATCAACTTTCGACAAACACGTTGAACCTAACAGCGGATGTGAGTGTGCAAGAAAAAATTGAGCCACAATCTTCACAAAATATTGATGTACCCCAAGCTGAAATCAAAGTTGCCGAAGAAACTCCGCCAGTTGTGGAAATCAAAGAGATAACAACTTCCGAGCCTGCGCAAGAGCAAGCACAACCTACAGAAACTCAATCACAAACTGAAGAAAAACAAGAAGCGTAATAAACTAATAGATAACTTCGCTCCTTTTTTCTATCTAGTTAGCTTGGAATTTCAGAGTTTTTTATATATTTTAACGTGTGTTTATTTTTCCGAGAGTGCATAATGGTTGATTGACAAAGTGATGATGACTTTTCACGAGAAATTTAGGCAGTATGATTTGGGCGAAGGGCATCCTTTTAGAGGTGACAGATTCGCCAATGCTATGAAGTTTTTTGAGAATCAAGGTTTGTTTAAGCTTTCGGAAATTGTTCTAGTTGAACCTCAACCAGCATCGAGGGAAGAGTTGTTAAGGGTTCATGATAAGGGTTATGTGGATTTGATTTTTCGTTTGGCAACGGAGAACACGCCTTATGATGTTGAGACGCCTGTTTCGCCGGAGATTTTGGAGGCTGCACTGTTAATTGTTGGTGGTGCGATTCGTTGTGGAAGAGCTGTTTTTGATGGTGAAGTGAAACGTGCAATTTCCGTGGGTGGCGGTTATCATCATGCAGGACGCAATTATGGCGGTGGTTTCTGCATATTTAATGACGTGGCTGTTTTGGTTGAGCATTTGAGAGCTAATTATAATGTTAAGCGTTTTTTAATATTGGATTATGATGTGCATTTTGGAAATGGCACAAGCGACATTTACTATCATGACCCAAGCGTGCTGTACATTTCTTTGCACCAAGACCCAAGGACGATTTATCCGGGAACAGGTTTTGTTGAACAGATTGGAGAATATGCTGGGGAGGGTTACAATATTAACGTGCCTTTACCGCCGAGGACAAGTGACAACACATACCTTTATGCGTTGAATGAAGTTTTTGTGCCGTTAGCAGAGGAGTTTGAGCCTGAAATAATAATTGCAAATGGCGGAAACGACCCGCACTTTGCTGATATGCTTGGAGATTTGAATTTGACTGTGAAGGGTTTTTTTAGAATTTCGCAGTTGATTAGGGAAACGGCGGACAAGGTTTGTGGTGGAAAGGTTGTTTTGATTCCTGGAAGTGGTTATAACCCGCAGGTTTTGCCGATGTGTTGGTATGCGCTTGTTGCTGGAGTGGTTGGTTTGAAGGAGATTTGCGTGGAAGATTCTTTTCCGCTACCGAAAGAACCGCCATATTGTATTAGGGTGGTTGAGAGGACAGTTGATGAGTTGAAGAGGTTGTTGCGTAGGTATTGGTCGTGTTTTGGCGGTTTTGGGTTGAATGTTGTTCCTTGAGTTTTTGTTTGTGTGCTCTGCGCAGCTATACCCCCCTTATTTATAGGTTGAATTTTTGGTTGATTTTGGGCGGTTTTGGGGAACTCTTTTATGAGTGTTGCGTGTAAATTATATGAGTCATAATGGAGGTTAGGCATTAGATGGAATTGAAAGGTAGCAGAACGGAGAAGAATTTGTTGGCGGCTTTCGCTGGCGAGTCGCAGGCTAGAATGCGCTACACCTTCTTCGCCAGCGTTGCGAAGAAGGAAGGTTACGAGCAGATTTCGGCGATTTTCACAGAAACCGCGGACAACGAGAAAGAACACGCTGAGCTTTTCTTTAAGTTCTTAAAAGGCGGCTTGGTGGAGATTACTGCAGCCTATCCAGCAGGCGTTATTGCCTCGACAGCGGAAAATTTGCGGGCTGCGGCTGAAGGCGAAAAATACGAGTGGGGCACGCTTTATCCTAATTTTGCAGAGATTGCCGAAGAGGAAGGTTTTCCAGAGGTTGCAAGAACTTTTCGGAATGTTGCGAAGGTTGAAGAGTATCATGAGAGACGATATAGAAAATTGTTGGAAAATGTTGAGCTTGGCAGAGTTTTCAAAAGAGAAAAGCCAGTGATGTGGAAGTGTCGAAACTGTGGATACGTGATGGAAGGCAAAGAAGCGCCAGAAAAATGTCCGGTTTGCGACCACCCGAAAAGCTACTATGAGCTTTGGACAGAAAACTACTAAAAACATTTTTTATTTTTCTTGTTGCTGCATTTCTGCTAAATATTTCAAGTGAAAGGGTTTCACCAGTTCTTTTCCCCGAAGATTCACAAGAACGGATTGAATGTCCTCGGTGAACTCTCCCATTTCAAGCCTATAATCCCGCATGAACTCGTCATATTCTGGGTAACTCTTGTGAAGAGAAATCATGAAGGAATCAACGCCCATGCCTCTGCAAGCGCCAGCCATGATAATGTTGTTTTGATTCTTAAGCCAATCCAAAGCTCTTTTTCGAGTGGCTTCATAGTGTTCTTTTGATGCGATAGCAGACTTAATCTTGACTAGGGTAATCGCGAAAATTTCAAAGCCAAGCTTATTCCATTTCGGAATCGCAGTGTAACCATCAATAAACTCTTTTTCTAGAATGGCTCTTTTCCGCGTGACGGTCGGCTGAGATATTCCCAAAACTTTAGCTAACTGTCGGTCACTGCGTTTAGAATCTCTCATTAACTCTAACAGAAGCCTATAATCTGACGGCTTAAGGTTCGCCATAATATCGCACCTCATTGTTAATGCATTGTCTCAATTTTTATGTCTTGCTAATCGGAAACTTGATTTTAGGTATTTTCTAGAAATTTGACTGCTTTTTCAAGTATTACCTCGTGTAGGTTTCCTCTGTTCTCAAAAGTGACCACATGCACTTCTGCGTCTTCTCTGCTTCTAATCTCATTTATCAGTTTGTCCCGTGCCTTCCAATGAATTATGCCAACCACAAGCTTTTTACTTTCAGTAGCCCGCTTAACCGCTTCCCTAAACCGTTCAGAAAACAACTCCATCGGTCCAACCTCATCAACAGCAACCACATCCAAACCCTCAACAGCCCTCAAAATCGCAGCAACGCCCACACCGTCAAGGTCTTCCAAGTTCACGCGGTACTTGCCAACCCTTGGACCACTAGGCTGATTAACATGCGCAAGCCACCCACGCTCGCCACTGCTCAAATCCAAAATTTCAAAACCAACCCGTGTACCGCAAGAGCGAACTTCACGACTTAACATTCCACCGACACGGTAGCCTCTAGCTTTCAACGCCTCAACAATCTTCAAAAGAACACTTGACTTACCAACACCCGGACTGCCAGTTAAAAGCAAAACTCGTTTCTGCAACTTAACCAGCTTCAAAACACCTTAAGAAAGATTCGTAAGCAAAGATGACATGCCCGCAGCAGCAAGCACCAACAACTCAAACGTCTTATACGCGTCAACCATACTCTTCGCCGTGTATTCCACACTCAACCCGTCAACCCGCTTAACTGAAGGCAACAACCCTGCTACATCCGCAAAGTGACTCGCCAAAAAAGTAACACGCGACTTCACAGGCTTACCAGCAACCAACAACTTAACCTTCTTACGCTTAAAGTTAGCTACAGCCTTATCAACAGCCTTTCTCAATTCACTCTCAATTTTCGCCATTCCTGGACTTTTAGCGGAAACTCTACTCAGAGAACGCTTCAAAGCCACAGTTTCAACCCAAGGCGCATACTTCTTAACATCATCCTCTAACAGTTGAGCGTCACCTGCAACCAGTATTACTGGAACCTTAAAGTCACCCGCAGCGTAAGCATTAAAGAGAAACTCACTAACCTCAACACCATTAATCTCTAACTTGTTAATACTTCCGCCACTGTAAGTATGGTCAAACGAAGACTTCGCCGTTCCAAACTTAGAATGATAACCAAGAAAAACAGCAACATCACACCCTTCAACACCCGCAACCATACTCAACGGACGCGGAAAACCCCGGATAATCTCCACATACTCCGGCAAATCCTCAACATGAACATTAACCATCGGACCATGACTGTCAGCAACAACAACCTCGTCAAAACCCTCCTTATGCAACTCATCAACAACCACAAGCGTAACTTTAGTAGCAATCTTCCTAGCCTCCCCATACAAACTACCCTTCAAATTCAAATGCCCCGGAACAACAACATACGGCATGCCTTCCATATCAACCGAAACAAACGCTTTCATACACTCACTCTCACGCGCTACACATCTACACAAAACGCATTAAAATATTTCGATCCCCAAATACTCTCGGAGAAAAACAAGAACATGAAAAAAACAAACGCCACCATAGACTTTCCAACAGAAACAATCCAAGAAGGCAAAACCAAAATCACCGTTCCAAAACTCAAAGCCTTCATAAAACAACCCTCAGACTACGCACCCTCAAAAGCTCCAGTCTTCTACAACCCAATCATGGAACTCAACCGCGACATAGCAGTCCTAGCCTTACAAGCCTACCAGAAAATAGCAAACCGAGAAATCTCCGTTTGCGAACCTTTAACCGGCTGCGGCATAAGAGGAATACGCTTCGCAAAAGAAGTCAAAGGCGTAAAAAAAGTTCTGATAAACGACATCAACGACAAAGCCGCCCAACTCGCCAAAATCAACGTGCAAAAAAACAAACTAGACAAACGCATCACAGTCAAAAACGAAGATGCAAACTTTCTCCTCGCACATTACTCCGAACCACACAAAAGATTCGACGCCATAGACATAGACCCGTTTGGCTCGCCAGTGCCCTACCTAGACCCTGCAATCCGCGCCTTACGCAACAACGGACTCTTAGCCTTAACAGCAACAGACATGGCGCCACTCTGCGGAGTCCACCCAAAAGCCTGCATACGCAAATACGGCGGAAAACCACTACGCACAGAATACTGCCACGAACTAGCCGTTAGACTGTTAGCTGGATGCTTAGCCACGATAGCCGCAAAACACGACATAGGCATGCAAGTAATTTTCAGCCACAGCGCAAACCACTACGTACGCGTATACGCAACAATAAACTACAGCGCAAAAAAAGCTGACGAAAGCATAGAAAAAATGGGCTACATACTCCACTGCTCCAAATGCTTCCACAGAGAAACCACAAAAGGACTATTCAAAACAGACCAGCTTAAATGCAGTGAATGCGGCTCAAAAATGAACTTCGCGGGACCATTATGGCTAGGAAAACTAGCAGACCAGCAATTCTGCGAAACAATGAAAAACGAAGCCAGACGCAAAGTTTTGAAAACAGGAGGAAAAATAGCAAAAATTCTAAATCTAATAAGCAAAGAAGCAGACGCACCACCGACATACTATGTTCTTGACAAAATATGCGACAAAACGGCGCTTCCAGTCCCATCAACAGAAAAAATAATCGAAACCCTAAAAGAAAAAGGATTCAAAGCGTTGGCAACCCATTTTAACACAAAAGGAATCCGAACCAACGCCAACGCTTCAATTTTGACGAAAATTGTTGAAGAATTTTTTAGAAAAATTTAGTCAGCCCATAACAATGACTCTCGTCAAGTCGGACACCGATTCCAACGTGACAAATTTTAAATATCAACAATATTATCAAGTTTGAAAGGGTGTTCATAATTGAAAGAAAAACTTTTGTTATCAGCCTTAATGGCAACACTGATAGCATTATCTTTTGCGTCTTCCGTTAAAGCTGCCGCCAGCATAGAAATTTACGGCTACGTGGACAAACCCCAATACAAACCAGGCGAACAAGGAAACTTGCGCATCTGGATATACAACGACGGAACAGAAGACATCACCATAAAAAGCATCACTGTGGAATATCCATGGCACGACGCTTACGTATGGGAAGGAAACGAAACAATCAAAGATATACAATACCCAACCATCGACGCAGGCGAAAACCGAAGCTTTACACTAACATTCACTGTGCCCACAGACGGCAGAGCAATCGCTTCCGGCATCTCAAACATAAAAGTGCGAACAGTGACCGATAAGATAACCGAAACAAAGAACATTCCAATCAGCATAGCAAGCACGCCAGCTCCGATGAGCATTCAAGACATGGATAAACTGATAACATTGTTCACAATACTAACCGTGTTAATAATCGTCTGCACAATAATAATAGCCTCCACCATATTTCTATCAACACGCAAACCACAAGTGACATGGAAAACAACAGAAGAATAACAACAGCAAACTTCCCCCAACATTTTTCTCCATTTATCTTTAAGTAATAGAATTAACAAGAGGATAACAGCTTAAATGAAAATTTGGAGGTGCCGTGAAACTCGGAAAAGTCGTAGTCACATGCGCTTGGCCCTACGTGAACTATCTCCCACACTTGGGCACGCTAGTGCAAGTCTTATCAGCAGACGTTGCCGCTCGATACTATCGCTTGAAAGGCGAAGAAGTAGTGATGGTAAGCGGTTCAGACGAGCATGGAACTCCAATAGAAGTGGAAGCGATAAGACAGGGAATTTCGCCGAAACAATTAACAGATAAAATGCACGCGAAAGTTGTTGAACTATTCAAGAAATGGGGCTTCTCATTCGACAATTACACCCGAACAGAAAATCCCGTTCACATAAAATTCGTGCAAGACCACCAAAGAAAAGTCTACAACAACGGTTACATCTTCACACAAGAAACAGAAATGCTCTACTGCACAAAATGCAGTCGCTTCTTACCAGACAGATTCGTCGAAGGAAAATGCCCATACTGCGGATACGAACCAGCCCGCGGAGACCAATGCGATTCCTGCGGAAGACTACTAGAACCCCTACTGCTAATCGAACCCTACTGCGTAATATGCAAAAGCAAACCAGTCATAAAAAAGACAAAACAATGGTATTTTGACCTGCCAAAATTCTCAGAAAAACTTGCCAACTACATCAGCAAAAACAAACAATTACCACTCAACGCTAGAAACTTCAGCCTAAACCTCATAAAAGAAGGATTAAAACCAAGAGCCATGACAAGAGACGTTGAATGGGGAATCCCAGCGCCGTTTCCAGGAGCAGAAGGCAAAACCTTCTACGTCTGGTTTGAGAATGTTTTGGGCTACATTTCAGCAACGATAGAATACTTCAAAAAGCGTGGAGAACCAGAAAAATGGAAGGAATACTGGTTCAAAAAGGACACGCGCACCTTGTATTTCATTGGAAAAGACAACATTCCCTTCCATGTGATAATCTTTCCAGCATTGCTATTGGCTTCTGGAGAGGACTATGTCTTGCCATGGAATGTGCCTGCAACCGAATTCCTCCAGTTCAAAGGCGAGAAAGCCTCAAAAAGCCAGAGAATCGGCATATGGATAGACGAAGCCCTAGAGCTTTTCCCAGCAGACTACTGGCGTTACTTTCTAATGGCAACAAGACCAGAAACCAAAGATTCAAACTTCTCATGGGAAATATTCATTGAAAAAGTAAATGCTGACCTAAACGACACATTCGGCAACTTCATCCACAGAACCCTAACTTTCATACGCACCCAATTCGACGGAAAAATTCCACAACCAATAACCTTAAGCCAAGATGACCAACAAATTCTGAAAACTCTCAGAGAAAAAGTCAAAACACTCGCAGAGGAAATCGAAGACTGTAAACTGCAGTCTGCCACTAACACGCTAATAAGCATCAGCCGCATAGGAAACCAGTATCTTAACGAGAAAGAACCATGGAACCTCATCAAGAAAAACAAAGAAGAGGCTGCAAACATCCTTTACGTTGCAGCGCAAATTGTCAAAGCCTTATCCATAGCCTCAGCGCCTTTCATGCCATTCACCGCACAAGAAATCTGGAAAACCCTTAACCTACCAGGAAACGTGTATGAACAAAACTGGGATGAAACCCTAAAACCCTTACCAACAAACCATGAAATAGCCAAACCCAAACCATTATTCAGAAAGATAGAGGCTGACGAAAAAGAACTGGATGAGATGTTAGAGAAAGCCAGAGAACGCCTAGGAAAGACTGCGTGAAACTTTGCAGTTAAAAATCGACCTTCACGTTCACACACACTATTCCTACGACTCCTCAATCACGCCAGAACAGCTCGTTTTCTACGCTAAAAAACGCGGATTAAACGGCATAGCAATAACAGACCACGACAGAATCAACGGCGCCCTAAAAATAGCCAAAGAAACCGACTTTTTAATTATTCCTGGAATTGAAATTTCAAGTTTGAACGGACACGTCCTAGGGCTTAATGTTCAAGAATTCATTCCATCAAAACTCAGCGTAGATGAA encodes:
- a CDS encoding acetamidase/formamidase family protein → MKRISNRKVIYSFSPKHKPVAHIDLKEKILLETQDAFGNQVKSENASIEKLDWTKVNGATGPLYINGAKPGDTLIVKIEEIRMPEKGVIATIPKQGALRNKHIKPTIKIVPIQNGQVHFENGIKVKAEPMIGTIGVAPKTGEIPTGTSGKHGGNMDVKEITAGARLYLPVFVEGALFAAGDLHAVQADGEVCVSAIEISGEVILSFDVLKGKCPSWPVLETRDSYAFLVCGDSLDEASELAVEAAVEGLMREYGWSFENAYMFASLVVDVKVNQVVDPKKGVRAAVPKKLVSIESLCHKKS
- a CDS encoding NTPase, coding for MKLVKLQKRVLLLTGSPGVGKSSVLLKIVEALKARGYRVGGMLSREVRSCGTRVGFEILDLSSGERGWLAHVNQPSGPRVGKYRVNLEDLDGVGVAAILRAVEGLDVVAVDEVGPMELFSERFREAVKRATESKKLVVGIIHWKARDKLINEIRSREDAEVHVVTFENRGNLHEVILEKAVKFLENT
- a CDS encoding Lrp/AsnC family transcriptional regulator → MANLKPSDYRLLLELMRDSKRSDRQLAKVLGISQPTVTRKRAILEKEFIDGYTAIPKWNKLGFEIFAITLVKIKSAIASKEHYEATRKRALDWLKNQNNIIMAGACRGMGVDSFMISLHKSYPEYDEFMRDYRLEMGEFTEDIQSVLVNLRGKELVKPFHLKYLAEMQQQEK
- a CDS encoding CdvA-like protein yields the protein MISWKHSFKRLSEEYEMAKKKKQALDNLLNTGKISPPTHELFNKEIDATVEEIEKQQRALLEKMNTKMMELEEQIKTLEMFLANFEIQHVTGEVDDETYQREINLLSVGLDTARNELGAVKEAINQLSTNTLNLTADVSVQEKIEPQSSQNIDVPQAEIKVAEETPPVVEIKEITTSEPAQEQAQPTETQSQTEEKQEA
- a CDS encoding PadR family transcriptional regulator; this translates as MTALTIIVGGERLEGKILKKMHERIIKNFMDIIILAELRNGPLSGYDVISFIHNRFHLLVSSGTVYSLLYSLERNGLIEGTWNERKRVYKLTDKGRKTIDTVLNANDKIKNFITGLLKVQSTA
- a CDS encoding acetoin utilization protein AcuC is translated as MIDKVMMTFHEKFRQYDLGEGHPFRGDRFANAMKFFENQGLFKLSEIVLVEPQPASREELLRVHDKGYVDLIFRLATENTPYDVETPVSPEILEAALLIVGGAIRCGRAVFDGEVKRAISVGGGYHHAGRNYGGGFCIFNDVAVLVEHLRANYNVKRFLILDYDVHFGNGTSDIYYHDPSVLYISLHQDPRTIYPGTGFVEQIGEYAGEGYNINVPLPPRTSDNTYLYALNEVFVPLAEEFEPEIIIANGGNDPHFADMLGDLNLTVKGFFRISQLIRETADKVCGGKVVLIPGSGYNPQVLPMCWYALVAGVVGLKEICVEDSFPLPKEPPYCIRVVERTVDELKRLLRRYWSCFGGFGLNVVP
- a CDS encoding rubrerythrin family protein is translated as MELKGSRTEKNLLAAFAGESQARMRYTFFASVAKKEGYEQISAIFTETADNEKEHAELFFKFLKGGLVEITAAYPAGVIASTAENLRAAAEGEKYEWGTLYPNFAEIAEEEGFPEVARTFRNVAKVEEYHERRYRKLLENVELGRVFKREKPVMWKCRNCGYVMEGKEAPEKCPVCDHPKSYYELWTENY
- a CDS encoding peptide transporter, with the protein product MKAFVSVDMEGMPYVVVPGHLNLKGSLYGEARKIATKVTLVVVDELHKEGFDEVVVADSHGPMVNVHVEDLPEYVEIIRGFPRPLSMVAGVEGCDVAVFLGYHSKFGTAKSSFDHTYSGGSINKLEINGVEVSEFLFNAYAAGDFKVPVILVAGDAQLLEDDVKKYAPWVETVALKRSLSRVSAKSPGMAKIESELRKAVDKAVANFKRKKVKLLVAGKPVKSRVTFLASHFADVAGLLPSVKRVDGLSVEYTAKSMVDAYKTFELLVLAAAGMSSLLTNLS
- a CDS encoding ABC transporter ATP-binding protein; its protein translation is MLKVEHLKKYFPVEKSFLEKLLARTKSFVKAVDDVSFSIRRGEVFTLAGESGCGKTTTGKLVVRLIPPSSGKIFFNNTETTTLNPEKLRILRRKMQIIFQDPYASFNPRMKIGDAVGHPLEIHGLAKHQEKRKKVLEMLERVDLTPPEQFADLYPHQLSGGQRQRAAIARSLILDPEFIVADEPVSMIDVSLRTTIIDLMLKLRKELNLTYLFITHDLAIAKYISDRIAIMYLGKIVEMGDKKEIFFNPFHPYTQALLAAIPVPNPERKRKPIALKGEVPSAINIPSGCRFHPRCPHEEKRCREKEPELIEVSPDHFVACHLVEK